The following are encoded together in the Salinibacterium sp. UTAS2018 genome:
- a CDS encoding carbohydrate ABC transporter permease, with translation MAAKVSRDNQIVPAMLFLIPASIGFLAFFLWPTIRGIYLSFTDYNLLRDPTFIGFQNYIDIFNDAVFWRSMAVTFQYVFINVGLQTIIALALAVLMHRFTRSMVIRGVVVLPYLIANVIVALVWFWLADYSLGLINAVIDGIGLNKIGFFGSEAWAMPTIAFVNVWRHVGYTALLLFAGLQAIPRDVYEAAEVDGAGEFRVFRSVTLPLLRPILAFVLVVTVVGSFQIFDTIAVTTGGGPVDATRAINFYIFERAFERFDFGYASALAVILMILLATIALIQNRLLRANESDMER, from the coding sequence ATGGCAGCAAAGGTCAGTAGGGATAATCAGATCGTTCCGGCGATGCTGTTTCTCATTCCCGCCAGCATCGGATTCTTGGCTTTCTTTCTGTGGCCGACCATTCGCGGCATCTACCTCAGCTTCACGGATTACAACCTGCTGAGGGACCCCACGTTCATCGGTTTTCAGAACTACATCGACATTTTCAATGACGCCGTGTTCTGGCGCTCGATGGCCGTCACGTTCCAATACGTCTTCATCAACGTCGGGCTCCAGACGATCATCGCCTTGGCGTTAGCCGTGCTGATGCACCGCTTCACCCGCTCCATGGTCATCCGCGGTGTCGTGGTTTTGCCATACCTGATCGCCAACGTCATCGTCGCTCTCGTCTGGTTCTGGCTCGCCGACTACAGCCTCGGTCTCATCAACGCCGTGATCGATGGAATCGGCCTCAACAAAATCGGCTTCTTTGGTAGCGAGGCGTGGGCGATGCCGACGATCGCATTCGTCAACGTCTGGCGCCACGTCGGGTACACCGCACTGTTGCTCTTCGCGGGTTTGCAAGCCATTCCTCGTGACGTCTACGAAGCAGCAGAAGTGGATGGCGCCGGTGAGTTCCGAGTGTTCCGAAGCGTCACTCTTCCCCTCCTTCGTCCGATCCTCGCCTTCGTCTTGGTTGTCACTGTCGTCGGTTCGTTCCAGATCTTCGACACCATCGCCGTCACCACTGGCGGTGGCCCGGTCGACGCAACGCGAGCGATCAACTTCTACATTTTCGAGCGAGCATTCGAACGGTTCGACTTTGGCTACGCCTCGGCGCTCGCCGTGATTCTGATGATTCTGCTCGCCACGATTGCGCTCATCCAAAATCGCCTCTTGCGGGCCAACGAGTCAGACATGGAGAGGTAG
- a CDS encoding carbohydrate ABC transporter permease — MSTSTRTKRVKKVRASSAEDPAMAKSPVSKFFGRLALAIVVIITLFPIYWMVRTAFSDNRAMFGEPLSLLPVDFTLGPIERVLGLATPEEAIAEGGSGASINFGLYMLNSIITATLITVFQIAFSAMAAYAFALLKWKGRDAVFNLFLIALMVPVIFTILPNFVLIKELGLLNTIIGIALPAMFMTPFAIFFLRQFFFGVNLSIIEAAVIDGASQWRIFSRIAVPLVWPQIITLALLQFIFYWNDYLWPLLVGTTEESKLITVGLGIFRSQTPAGNPDWAGLMAGALLAAIPIFALILIFGKQIVGSIQSSGVK, encoded by the coding sequence ATGTCCACCAGCACACGCACTAAGCGGGTAAAGAAAGTTCGGGCGAGCAGCGCCGAAGATCCCGCCATGGCTAAATCACCGGTGTCGAAGTTCTTCGGCCGGCTGGCTCTCGCGATTGTCGTGATCATCACGCTGTTCCCGATTTACTGGATGGTGCGTACGGCCTTCAGCGACAACCGGGCGATGTTCGGTGAACCTCTCTCGCTGCTGCCGGTCGACTTCACCCTGGGGCCGATCGAGCGAGTTCTCGGGCTGGCGACCCCGGAGGAAGCTATCGCCGAGGGCGGCTCGGGAGCATCGATCAATTTCGGTCTCTACATGCTGAACTCGATCATCACGGCCACCCTCATCACGGTGTTCCAGATCGCGTTTAGCGCCATGGCGGCCTACGCCTTCGCACTGCTCAAGTGGAAGGGGCGCGATGCGGTCTTCAACCTCTTCTTGATCGCGTTGATGGTTCCCGTCATCTTCACGATCCTGCCCAACTTCGTGCTGATTAAAGAGTTGGGGTTGCTCAACACAATCATCGGCATCGCTCTGCCCGCGATGTTCATGACGCCATTCGCAATCTTCTTCCTTCGACAGTTCTTCTTCGGCGTAAACCTCAGCATCATTGAGGCGGCAGTGATCGACGGTGCAAGCCAGTGGCGCATCTTCAGCCGTATCGCCGTGCCCTTGGTCTGGCCGCAGATCATTACGTTGGCGCTGTTGCAGTTCATCTTCTACTGGAACGACTACCTATGGCCGCTCCTCGTCGGTACCACCGAGGAGTCGAAGCTGATCACCGTCGGCCTCGGAATCTTCCGCTCCCAGACTCCCGCGGGAAACCCCGACTGGGCGGGCCTCATGGCCGGCGCACTGCTCGCGGCGATCCCCATCTTCGCTCTGATCCTGATCTTCGGTAAGCAGATCGTCGGATCCATCCAATCGTCGGGCGTGAAGTAG
- a CDS encoding sugar ABC transporter substrate-binding protein, translating into MTKALAGIAVLAAVPLVLAGCSAGSTDADGPVEIKYSLWDANQMPAYQQCADDFHAANPDITISIDQSGWEDYWQKINTGLVSGNSADVFTSHLAYYPEFVLNDQILPLDDYIAADGVDTSIYQDGLVDLWKSPEGVQYGLPKDFDTIALFYNQQLTDAAGVTAEQLGSLNWNPKDGGTYEDVIAHLTVDKNGVRGDEAGFDKNNVKTYGIWFEASNAGALGDGQTQWSYLAAANGWEATDGPWGSSYNFDAPEFQDTITWWHSLIEKGYMPSLAAQTGISWSDQLTAGSVALASNGSWMTGYVFGATTDSFTPAVAPTPTGPTGERASMFNGLADNIWAGTKHPEEAWEWVKYMGSLECQSVVADAAVVFPAIPEATDAAVEAFAANGVDVSAFTVQVEEGTTFLFPITDHKSDVNALMTPAMEAVMSGKEPVSSLTAVNDKVNALFK; encoded by the coding sequence ATGACGAAAGCACTGGCGGGAATCGCTGTACTTGCAGCGGTGCCCCTTGTCTTGGCCGGTTGTTCCGCTGGTTCAACTGACGCAGATGGCCCTGTAGAAATCAAGTACAGCCTCTGGGATGCCAACCAAATGCCCGCGTACCAGCAGTGTGCTGATGACTTCCACGCGGCAAACCCGGACATCACGATCTCGATCGACCAGTCAGGGTGGGAAGATTACTGGCAGAAAATCAACACCGGTCTCGTTTCTGGAAACAGCGCCGACGTCTTCACGAGCCACTTGGCGTACTACCCCGAGTTCGTGCTCAACGATCAGATCCTTCCCCTCGACGACTACATCGCAGCCGATGGCGTCGACACCTCGATTTACCAAGACGGACTCGTCGACCTGTGGAAGAGCCCCGAGGGAGTTCAGTACGGACTACCCAAGGACTTCGACACGATCGCGCTCTTTTACAACCAGCAGCTGACGGATGCCGCGGGAGTCACAGCAGAGCAGCTCGGCTCGCTTAATTGGAACCCGAAAGACGGCGGAACCTACGAAGACGTCATCGCCCACCTGACCGTTGACAAAAACGGTGTGCGCGGTGATGAAGCTGGCTTCGACAAGAACAATGTGAAGACCTATGGCATTTGGTTTGAAGCCTCCAATGCCGGCGCCCTTGGCGATGGTCAAACACAATGGAGCTACCTCGCGGCAGCGAACGGTTGGGAAGCAACCGATGGCCCTTGGGGCAGCTCATACAACTTCGACGCTCCTGAATTTCAGGACACTATTACGTGGTGGCACTCGCTCATCGAAAAGGGCTACATGCCTTCCCTCGCAGCTCAGACCGGTATTTCCTGGTCTGATCAACTGACCGCTGGATCAGTAGCGCTGGCAAGCAATGGCTCATGGATGACCGGATACGTGTTCGGTGCAACAACTGACTCCTTCACTCCAGCAGTTGCGCCAACACCGACCGGTCCGACGGGCGAGCGTGCGTCGATGTTCAATGGACTAGCTGACAACATTTGGGCTGGTACGAAGCATCCTGAAGAAGCGTGGGAGTGGGTCAAGTACATGGGCTCGCTCGAGTGCCAGTCGGTAGTAGCCGATGCTGCAGTCGTATTCCCCGCGATTCCCGAAGCGACGGATGCCGCCGTTGAGGCCTTCGCCGCCAACGGTGTAGACGTGAGTGCTTTCACGGTTCAGGTAGAGGAGGGAACGACGTTCCTGTTCCCCATCACCGACCACAAGTCTGACGTCAACGCACTCATGACGCCGGCGATGGAAGCTGTGATGTCGGGCAAGGAGCCTGTCTCGTCGCTGACTGCCGTCAATGACAAAGTGAACGCGCTCTTCAAGTAG
- a CDS encoding alpha-galactosidase, which produces MTAQNLHHLSAAGATLVIDTSSGTPHIIHWGDDWGQHTLDDLAVLHAETAVAPNGDVSAPTGLWRENARGFYGRPAVSAHRAGADWTQRFDLTSASASETVLSFEAEDAAAGIRVSRSFTITASGVLLIDSTITNVGAAGLQVDEFATWMPLPDAATESIDFSGRWVNERQMFRREIQPGLWSREIREGRTSHDSTIMEFATTPGATFQNGSIWGLGLLWSGNSRHMVERTATGQTEMGAAELLLAGEMILDSGASYQAPTVVAAFSSGGFDGVSHRVHEWLRARPGHKGAATPRPLTLNVWEAVYFDHSFDKLSALVDAAAEVGVERFVLDDGWFSGRRDDTAGLGDWVIDSAVWPEGLTPLIDRVTAVGMQFGLWFEGEMVNADSDLYRAHPEWIFGADGRIPAEVRNQQVLDLTHPGAYAHVLGQVDAVLSANAISYIKWDHNRPLVEPSHLGHAAVHEQTLAIYRLFDEIKQRHPHVEIESCASGGARIDLGMAQHADRFWASDCNDALERERIQRNTMFAIPPEMLGTHIGPTRSHTTGRVHTLQFRAAIALFGHAGIEWDITECTPEERTQLASWAQYYKDNRALLHSGRVVRQGDDDAPVHVMGVVASSQDAAIYSYVQLRDIGSSIPARIRLSGLDPDARYSVRLVEPAGAAPPSARSIPQWCAGAEVSGRALAEMGLLAPILFPESAVIIETRRL; this is translated from the coding sequence ATGACCGCGCAGAACCTTCACCACCTCAGCGCAGCGGGGGCTACCCTCGTGATCGACACCTCGAGCGGAACGCCGCACATCATCCACTGGGGTGACGACTGGGGTCAGCACACGCTCGACGATCTGGCGGTACTGCACGCCGAGACTGCCGTCGCACCCAACGGCGACGTGAGTGCGCCGACCGGGCTGTGGCGCGAGAATGCACGGGGTTTCTATGGTCGCCCCGCGGTGAGCGCGCACCGGGCCGGAGCCGACTGGACTCAGCGTTTCGACCTGACGTCGGCCAGCGCATCCGAAACCGTCTTGAGCTTTGAAGCCGAGGATGCCGCAGCCGGAATACGAGTCTCGCGCTCGTTCACGATCACCGCTTCGGGAGTGCTGCTGATCGATTCGACGATCACCAACGTGGGCGCGGCCGGGCTTCAGGTCGACGAGTTCGCGACCTGGATGCCGCTGCCAGACGCAGCAACAGAGTCGATCGACTTCAGTGGACGCTGGGTCAACGAGCGTCAAATGTTTCGCCGGGAGATTCAGCCCGGACTGTGGAGCCGTGAGATTCGGGAAGGCCGCACGAGCCATGACTCTACGATCATGGAGTTCGCGACCACGCCGGGAGCCACGTTCCAGAACGGTTCGATATGGGGTCTCGGGCTGCTGTGGAGCGGCAATTCGCGTCACATGGTCGAGCGCACCGCCACCGGTCAGACCGAGATGGGTGCCGCCGAACTGCTACTGGCTGGCGAAATGATTCTTGACTCCGGAGCCAGCTATCAAGCCCCCACTGTGGTCGCCGCTTTCTCTTCCGGCGGCTTCGACGGCGTCTCTCACCGCGTTCACGAATGGCTGCGGGCACGCCCTGGTCACAAGGGGGCGGCAACTCCCCGGCCCCTCACCCTCAACGTGTGGGAGGCGGTTTACTTCGACCACAGCTTCGACAAACTCAGCGCCCTCGTGGATGCCGCAGCCGAGGTCGGCGTCGAACGTTTCGTTCTCGACGATGGGTGGTTTTCCGGGCGCCGCGACGACACCGCCGGACTGGGCGATTGGGTGATCGACTCGGCGGTGTGGCCCGAGGGTTTGACTCCGCTCATCGACCGCGTCACGGCGGTCGGCATGCAGTTCGGTCTCTGGTTCGAAGGCGAGATGGTGAACGCCGACTCTGACCTGTACCGCGCGCATCCGGAGTGGATTTTTGGTGCCGACGGCCGCATCCCGGCTGAGGTGCGCAACCAGCAGGTGCTCGACCTGACTCATCCCGGCGCCTACGCGCATGTTCTCGGGCAAGTGGATGCGGTGCTGAGCGCCAACGCGATCTCGTACATTAAGTGGGATCACAATCGCCCGCTGGTCGAGCCTTCGCACCTCGGTCACGCCGCCGTGCATGAACAGACACTCGCGATCTATCGCTTGTTCGATGAGATCAAGCAGCGGCATCCGCACGTCGAGATTGAGTCGTGTGCGTCGGGCGGGGCACGTATCGACTTGGGCATGGCGCAGCACGCCGATCGTTTCTGGGCATCCGACTGCAATGACGCGCTTGAACGTGAACGCATTCAGCGCAACACGATGTTCGCGATTCCGCCGGAGATGCTCGGCACCCACATTGGCCCGACGCGGTCGCACACCACGGGGCGAGTGCACACGCTGCAGTTCCGGGCCGCCATCGCGCTGTTCGGGCATGCCGGTATTGAGTGGGATATCACCGAGTGCACGCCAGAGGAACGCACCCAGCTGGCCTCGTGGGCGCAGTACTACAAGGACAACCGCGCGCTGCTGCATAGCGGCCGCGTGGTTCGACAGGGTGACGACGATGCTCCCGTTCATGTCATGGGCGTCGTTGCCTCGTCTCAGGATGCGGCGATTTACAGTTACGTTCAATTGCGTGACATTGGGTCCAGTATCCCTGCCCGCATTCGGTTGTCAGGTCTTGACCCGGATGCGCGCTACAGCGTGAGGCTCGTCGAGCCCGCTGGTGCGGCGCCGCCGTCCGCTCGCTCGATCCCGCAGTGGTGCGCGGGGGCTGAGGTGAGCGGACGGGCGCTGGCAGAAATGGGGCTCCTGGCGCCGATCCTGTTCCCCGAGAGCGCAGTCATCATCGAGACCAGAAGGCTGTGA
- a CDS encoding FadR/GntR family transcriptional regulator — translation MTTFSRRGLHGHVVDVLGRRIMRGELASGDIIDPDALLAEFQVSRTVIREAIKVLTTKGLVDARPRLGTYVTPRERWQLLDSDVMTWRSEGVPDPLLVLELSEVRQVLEPAAARLAAVRRSDEQCAEIEAAMVDLAATFENTEVASHVKADLAFHRAILAASGNELLARFEVVLEPALHARDELAFAHETTTQFLDEHRAVVTAILARDAEAAGTAMKILMDQSNRDSETIVSKDAAGAELVSNRKPAL, via the coding sequence ATGACTACTTTCTCTCGCCGAGGGCTGCACGGGCACGTTGTTGACGTGCTCGGCCGCCGCATCATGCGGGGCGAACTCGCTTCGGGAGACATCATCGATCCGGATGCGCTGCTCGCCGAGTTTCAGGTCAGCCGCACCGTCATCCGCGAAGCGATCAAGGTTCTTACAACCAAGGGGCTCGTGGATGCGCGGCCACGCCTCGGCACCTATGTCACCCCGCGTGAGCGCTGGCAGCTTCTCGATAGCGACGTCATGACCTGGCGGTCTGAGGGCGTGCCCGACCCGCTGCTGGTGCTGGAGCTCAGCGAAGTGCGCCAGGTGCTGGAGCCCGCCGCCGCCCGTCTCGCTGCCGTTCGCCGCAGCGATGAGCAGTGCGCCGAGATCGAAGCCGCGATGGTCGACCTCGCGGCAACGTTCGAGAACACCGAGGTCGCCTCTCATGTGAAGGCCGACTTGGCTTTTCATCGGGCCATCTTGGCGGCATCCGGCAATGAACTTCTGGCCCGCTTTGAAGTGGTGCTCGAGCCAGCGCTTCACGCCCGCGATGAGCTCGCGTTTGCGCACGAAACCACCACCCAGTTCTTGGATGAGCATCGGGCTGTTGTCACCGCGATCCTGGCCCGCGACGCCGAGGCCGCCGGCACCGCGATGAAGATTCTCATGGATCAGTCGAACCGCGACTCCGAAACTATTGTGAGCAAAGACGCGGCCGGGGCAGAACTCGTCTCGAACCGAAAGCCGGCGCTCTAA
- a CDS encoding SDR family NAD(P)-dependent oxidoreductase, whose amino-acid sequence MAARTVLITGAGNGIGAAAARLFAVSGDDVVVTDIDADAAAAVAAEIVASGGAATAHRLDVADSEQWQQLSLELRSTNRPPAVIVNNAFFQVTGIAHEQSEDIWNKQLSVTLSSAYRAMRTFHDTLTAARGSMVNVSSVHGVLSWAEQPAYDAAKGGLISLTRQLSVDYAPHVRVNVVLPGAIETRQWDHQGAEAHEVAQRQATLRRLGKPEEVASVIQFLAGDGASYITGASLVVDGGMTTTLGA is encoded by the coding sequence ATGGCCGCCCGCACCGTACTCATCACCGGCGCCGGCAACGGCATTGGTGCTGCTGCCGCGCGACTCTTCGCTGTCTCCGGAGACGACGTCGTTGTCACTGATATTGATGCGGATGCCGCTGCCGCGGTCGCCGCCGAGATCGTCGCGTCCGGCGGCGCTGCGACCGCGCATCGCCTCGACGTCGCGGACTCTGAGCAGTGGCAACAGCTCTCGCTTGAGCTGCGCTCCACGAATCGTCCGCCCGCGGTCATTGTGAATAACGCGTTCTTTCAAGTGACCGGCATCGCGCATGAACAGAGCGAAGATATCTGGAACAAGCAGCTCTCGGTGACCCTGTCATCCGCCTACCGCGCCATGCGCACTTTCCATGACACTCTCACGGCCGCCCGCGGCAGCATGGTGAATGTGTCGAGCGTGCACGGGGTGCTGTCCTGGGCCGAGCAGCCTGCCTACGATGCGGCGAAGGGCGGACTCATTTCGCTCACGCGCCAGCTGTCGGTGGACTACGCCCCACACGTGCGCGTGAATGTCGTGCTTCCCGGTGCGATCGAGACGCGGCAGTGGGATCACCAGGGGGCCGAAGCGCACGAGGTGGCGCAACGGCAAGCCACCCTGCGGCGGCTGGGTAAGCCTGAAGAAGTTGCGTCGGTCATCCAGTTCTTAGCCGGCGATGGAGCCTCGTACATCACAGGCGCGTCGCTCGTGGTCGACGGCGGTATGACGACCACACTCGGCGCTTAG